One genomic region from Clarias gariepinus isolate MV-2021 ecotype Netherlands chromosome 22, CGAR_prim_01v2, whole genome shotgun sequence encodes:
- the LOC128510476 gene encoding la-related protein 4 isoform X4, whose protein sequence is MNSDQGGEPLQEEAEPGLKARGEAEPGPGAREERGAAEPASMVTSKGAGLNPNAKVWQEMPAVPSEAPVDGSEASPWAQSSISEESPGCKAYTPGFQVLMDNSTPAAADGVVNGMDPSDPNPLTGCNESKLSEDQPLSAENLRESLKKELEFCFSRENLSKDLYLISQMDSDQFVPIWTIASMEGIKVLTTDMDLILDVLRSSPMVQVDEKGEKVRPNHKRCIIILREVPETTPVEEVEALFKNDNCPKVISVEFAHNNNWYITFQSDTDAQQAYKYLREEVKTFQGKPIMARIKAINTFFAKNGYRSLDCSVYQQQSHTQSQYSSPLFMQPIYSPQQQYLYGIVPPTWTPSPTPYFETPLAPFPNSGFVNGFGTTAHYKTSSNSLNIGRPFNRNRNHVKPQTRVNDTLASTVSPVSVVDGLRSPQPAVSSSSVLPTSELSSSFPHMTSEASDDGTMAGRGRRNTYRATRRRRDDERTIRPVPLTEVKVSPPKFDLAPSNFPPLPGCSGSPQGEPVLENRMSDVVRGLNRDKQSDSNKESTVSAAAPASEETVPRPALTASKPTVHAVDHTSYSASATPQEKKLDKAEPLVHKETSVNQSTTPAVPAIPTQPAPVPKTPLSPANPAAPQANVSHPSPAPLEPRKLSYAEVCQRPPKDPPPPPPPPPVASPSPSSSTSQPLRELRVNKVDEQSGGSERPERPQERAGDCKSREGRPARDSQGFYRSNGPPRASAGGYKLREQQRRPQYTRRSSPQGASRHAGKEQNIPPISPK, encoded by the exons ATGAATTCAGACCAGGGCGGAGAGCCGCTGCAGGAGGAGGCCGAGCCGGGACTGAAAGCCCGCGGGGAGGCTGAGCCGGGACCGGGTGCCCGTGAAGAGCGCGGAGCTGCAGAGCCGGCCAGTATG GTGACCTCGAAGGGAGCGGGTCTGAACCCAAATGCCAAAGTGTGGCAGGAGATGCCTGCTGTACCTAGTGAGGCTCCTGTGGATGGCAGTGAGGCTTCCCCCTGGGCCCAGTCAAGCATAAGTGAAG aGTCCCCTGGATGTAAAGCATACACACCTGGCTTCCAAGTTCTCATGGACAACAGCACCCCAGCCGCAGCGGACGGTGTGGTCAATGGCATGGACCCATCTGACCCTAACCCTCTGACTGGGTGTAACG AATCCAAACTATCTGAAGATCAGCCTCTCTCTGCAGAAAACTTGCGCGAGTCCCTGAAAAAAGAGCTAGAATTCTGCTTCAGCAG GGAGAACTTATCAAAGGACCTGTACCTGATTTCTCAAATGGACAGCGACCAGTTTGTGCCAATTTGGACTATTGCCAGCATGGAAGGAATCAAAGTTTTGACCACTGATATGGATCTTATCTTGGATGTGCTGAGAT CATCTCCTATGGTTCAAGTGGATGAGAAAGGAGAGAAAGTGCGTCCGAATCACAAACGCTGCATCATCATTTTGCGAGAGGTTCCAGAAACGACCCCCGTGGAG gaagTGGAGGCCTTGTTTAAGAATGACAACTGTCCAAAGGTCATTAGCGTGGAGTTTGCTCACAACAATAACTGGTACATTACATTCCAATCGGACACGGATGCTCAACAG GCTTACAAGTACTTGAGGGAAGAAGTCAAAACATTTCAGGGAAAACCCATCATG GCCAGAATAAAAGCCATCAATACGTTCTTTGCGAAGAATGGCTATCGCAGCCTTGATTGCAGTGTGTATCAGcagcagtcacacacacagtcccagTATAGCTCACCGCTCTTCATGCAGCCTATATACAGCCCACAGCAGCAGTATCTTTACGGCATTGTCCCTCCCACCTGGACTCCATCTCCAACACCGTACTTCGAGACTCCTCTG gcaCCTTTTCCTAACAGTGGATTTGTCAATGGATTTGGTACAACTGCACACTACAAAACTAGTTCAAACTCTCTCAACATTGGACGGCCTTTCAACAGAAACCG AAACCACGTGAAGCCCCAGACAAGGGTCAATGACACGCTTGCCTCCACCGTTTCCCCTGTGTCTGTGGTGGACGGGCTCAGGAGTCCACAGCCTGCTGTTAGCAGTAGCTCAGTGCTGCCAACCTCCGAGCTGAGCTCTTCTTTCCCACACATGACCTCTGAGGCAAGCGACGATGGCACCATGGCTGGTCGTGGACG GAGGAATACGTACAGAGCGACACGGAGGAGGAGAGATGACGAGCGAACCATA AGGCCAGTTCCGCTCACCGAAGTTAAGGTCTCGCCACCCAAGTTTGACCTGGCTCCGTCCAATTTCCCTCCACTTCCTGGATGCTCCGGCAGCCCACAGGGAGAGCCGGTGCTCGAGAACCGCATGTCTGATGTAGTACGGGGTCTCAACAGAGATAAG CAGTCAGACTCAAACAAAGAATCCACTGTGAGTGCTGCTGCTCCAGCCTCTGAGGAGACTGTCCCCAGACCTGCACTGACTGCAAGCAAGCCCACTGTTCATGCTGTAGATCATACTAGCTACAG CGCAAGCGCAACCCCTCAGGAAAAGAAACTGGATAAAGCTGAGCCCTTGGTCCATAAAGAGACCTCGGTGAACCAGAGCACCACCCCAGCTGTCCCAGCAATTCCAACTCAGCCTGCTCCTGTCCCCAAGACTCCCCTGAGTCCGGCCAACCCTGCAGCCCCACAGGCCAACGTCAGCCACCCCAGCCCTGCCCCACTG GAGCCTCGGAAACTGAGCTACGCCGAGGTGTGCCAGCGCCCCCCGAAGGATCCGCCTCCTCCTCCCCCACCACCCCCAGTGGCCAGTCCCAGTCCTTCTAGCTCTACCTCACAGCCTCTGAGGGAGCTGCGCGTGAATAAGGTGGACGAGCAGTCGGGCGGCAGCGAGAGACCCGAGCGGCCCCAGGAGCGCGCGGGGGACTGTAAGAGCAGAGAGGGCCGGCCGGCTCGTGACTCACAGGGCTTCTACCGCAGCAACGGCCCTCCAAGGGCCAGCGCGGGGGGCTACAAACTTCGTGAGCAGCAGAGGCGTCCTCAGTACACTCGACGCTCTTCACCCCAAGGAGCCTCTAGACACGCTGGCAAAGAGCAGAACATCCCCCCTATATCGCCAAAGTAA
- the LOC128510476 gene encoding la-related protein 4 isoform X2, whose protein sequence is MNSDQGGEPLQEEAEPGLKARGEAEPGPGAREERGAAEPASMVTSKGAGLNPNAKVWQEMPAVPSEAPVDGSEASPWAQSSISEESPGCKAYTPGFQVLMDNSTPAAADGVVNGMDPSDPNPLTGCNESKLSEDQPLSAENLRESLKKELEFCFSRENLSKDLYLISQMDSDQFVPIWTIASMEGIKVLTTDMDLILDVLRSSPMVQVDEKGEKVRPNHKRCIIILREVPETTPVEEVEALFKNDNCPKVISVEFAHNNNWYITFQSDTDAQQAYKYLREEVKTFQGKPIMARIKAINTFFAKNGYRSLDCSVYQQQSHTQSQYSSPLFMQPIYSPQQQYLYGIVPPTWTPSPTPYFETPLAPFPNSGFVNGFGTTAHYKTSSNSLNIGRPFNRNRVPLYSRKNVINAFRNHVKPQTRVNDTLASTVSPVSVVDGLRSPQPAVSSSSVLPTSELSSSFPHMTSEASDDGTMAGRGRRNTYRATRRRRDDERTIRPVPLTEVKVSPPKFDLAPSNFPPLPGCSGSPQGEPVLENRMSDVVRGLNRDKQSDSNKESTVSAAAPASEETVPRPALTASKPTVHAVDHTSYSASATPQEKKLDKAEPLVHKETSVNQSTTPAVPAIPTQPAPVPKTPLSPANPAAPQANVSHPSPAPLEPRKLSYAEVCQRPPKDPPPPPPPPPVASPSPSSSTSQPLRELRVNKVDEQSGGSERPERPQERAGDCKSREGRPARDSQGFYRSNGPPRASAGGYKLREQQRRPQYTRRSSPQGASRHAGKEQNIPPISPK, encoded by the exons ATGAATTCAGACCAGGGCGGAGAGCCGCTGCAGGAGGAGGCCGAGCCGGGACTGAAAGCCCGCGGGGAGGCTGAGCCGGGACCGGGTGCCCGTGAAGAGCGCGGAGCTGCAGAGCCGGCCAGTATG GTGACCTCGAAGGGAGCGGGTCTGAACCCAAATGCCAAAGTGTGGCAGGAGATGCCTGCTGTACCTAGTGAGGCTCCTGTGGATGGCAGTGAGGCTTCCCCCTGGGCCCAGTCAAGCATAAGTGAAG aGTCCCCTGGATGTAAAGCATACACACCTGGCTTCCAAGTTCTCATGGACAACAGCACCCCAGCCGCAGCGGACGGTGTGGTCAATGGCATGGACCCATCTGACCCTAACCCTCTGACTGGGTGTAACG AATCCAAACTATCTGAAGATCAGCCTCTCTCTGCAGAAAACTTGCGCGAGTCCCTGAAAAAAGAGCTAGAATTCTGCTTCAGCAG GGAGAACTTATCAAAGGACCTGTACCTGATTTCTCAAATGGACAGCGACCAGTTTGTGCCAATTTGGACTATTGCCAGCATGGAAGGAATCAAAGTTTTGACCACTGATATGGATCTTATCTTGGATGTGCTGAGAT CATCTCCTATGGTTCAAGTGGATGAGAAAGGAGAGAAAGTGCGTCCGAATCACAAACGCTGCATCATCATTTTGCGAGAGGTTCCAGAAACGACCCCCGTGGAG gaagTGGAGGCCTTGTTTAAGAATGACAACTGTCCAAAGGTCATTAGCGTGGAGTTTGCTCACAACAATAACTGGTACATTACATTCCAATCGGACACGGATGCTCAACAG GCTTACAAGTACTTGAGGGAAGAAGTCAAAACATTTCAGGGAAAACCCATCATG GCCAGAATAAAAGCCATCAATACGTTCTTTGCGAAGAATGGCTATCGCAGCCTTGATTGCAGTGTGTATCAGcagcagtcacacacacagtcccagTATAGCTCACCGCTCTTCATGCAGCCTATATACAGCCCACAGCAGCAGTATCTTTACGGCATTGTCCCTCCCACCTGGACTCCATCTCCAACACCGTACTTCGAGACTCCTCTG gcaCCTTTTCCTAACAGTGGATTTGTCAATGGATTTGGTACAACTGCACACTACAAAACTAGTTCAAACTCTCTCAACATTGGACGGCCTTTCAACAGAAACCG TGTCCCACTCTATTCAAGAAAGAATGTAATAAATGCCTTCAG AAACCACGTGAAGCCCCAGACAAGGGTCAATGACACGCTTGCCTCCACCGTTTCCCCTGTGTCTGTGGTGGACGGGCTCAGGAGTCCACAGCCTGCTGTTAGCAGTAGCTCAGTGCTGCCAACCTCCGAGCTGAGCTCTTCTTTCCCACACATGACCTCTGAGGCAAGCGACGATGGCACCATGGCTGGTCGTGGACG GAGGAATACGTACAGAGCGACACGGAGGAGGAGAGATGACGAGCGAACCATA AGGCCAGTTCCGCTCACCGAAGTTAAGGTCTCGCCACCCAAGTTTGACCTGGCTCCGTCCAATTTCCCTCCACTTCCTGGATGCTCCGGCAGCCCACAGGGAGAGCCGGTGCTCGAGAACCGCATGTCTGATGTAGTACGGGGTCTCAACAGAGATAAG CAGTCAGACTCAAACAAAGAATCCACTGTGAGTGCTGCTGCTCCAGCCTCTGAGGAGACTGTCCCCAGACCTGCACTGACTGCAAGCAAGCCCACTGTTCATGCTGTAGATCATACTAGCTACAG CGCAAGCGCAACCCCTCAGGAAAAGAAACTGGATAAAGCTGAGCCCTTGGTCCATAAAGAGACCTCGGTGAACCAGAGCACCACCCCAGCTGTCCCAGCAATTCCAACTCAGCCTGCTCCTGTCCCCAAGACTCCCCTGAGTCCGGCCAACCCTGCAGCCCCACAGGCCAACGTCAGCCACCCCAGCCCTGCCCCACTG GAGCCTCGGAAACTGAGCTACGCCGAGGTGTGCCAGCGCCCCCCGAAGGATCCGCCTCCTCCTCCCCCACCACCCCCAGTGGCCAGTCCCAGTCCTTCTAGCTCTACCTCACAGCCTCTGAGGGAGCTGCGCGTGAATAAGGTGGACGAGCAGTCGGGCGGCAGCGAGAGACCCGAGCGGCCCCAGGAGCGCGCGGGGGACTGTAAGAGCAGAGAGGGCCGGCCGGCTCGTGACTCACAGGGCTTCTACCGCAGCAACGGCCCTCCAAGGGCCAGCGCGGGGGGCTACAAACTTCGTGAGCAGCAGAGGCGTCCTCAGTACACTCGACGCTCTTCACCCCAAGGAGCCTCTAGACACGCTGGCAAAGAGCAGAACATCCCCCCTATATCGCCAAAGTAA
- the LOC128510476 gene encoding la-related protein 4 isoform X1: MNSDQGGEPLQEEAEPGLKARGEAEPGPGAREERGAAEPASMVTSKGAGLNPNAKVWQEMPAVPSEAPVDGSEASPWAQSSISEESPGCKAYTPGFQVLMDNSTPAAADGVVNGMDPSDPNPLTGCNESKLSEDQPLSAENLRESLKKELEFCFSRENLSKDLYLISQMDSDQFVPIWTIASMEGIKVLTTDMDLILDVLRSSPMVQVDEKGEKVRPNHKRCIIILREVPETTPVEEVEALFKNDNCPKVISVEFAHNNNWYITFQSDTDAQQAYKYLREEVKTFQGKPIMARIKAINTFFAKNGYRSLDCSVYQQQSHTQSQYSSPLFMQPIYSPQQQYLYGIVPPTWTPSPTPYFETPLAPFPNSGFVNGFGTTAHYKTSSNSLNIGRPFNRNRVPLYSRKNVINAFSRNHVKPQTRVNDTLASTVSPVSVVDGLRSPQPAVSSSSVLPTSELSSSFPHMTSEASDDGTMAGRGRRNTYRATRRRRDDERTIRPVPLTEVKVSPPKFDLAPSNFPPLPGCSGSPQGEPVLENRMSDVVRGLNRDKQSDSNKESTVSAAAPASEETVPRPALTASKPTVHAVDHTSYSASATPQEKKLDKAEPLVHKETSVNQSTTPAVPAIPTQPAPVPKTPLSPANPAAPQANVSHPSPAPLEPRKLSYAEVCQRPPKDPPPPPPPPPVASPSPSSSTSQPLRELRVNKVDEQSGGSERPERPQERAGDCKSREGRPARDSQGFYRSNGPPRASAGGYKLREQQRRPQYTRRSSPQGASRHAGKEQNIPPISPK; the protein is encoded by the exons ATGAATTCAGACCAGGGCGGAGAGCCGCTGCAGGAGGAGGCCGAGCCGGGACTGAAAGCCCGCGGGGAGGCTGAGCCGGGACCGGGTGCCCGTGAAGAGCGCGGAGCTGCAGAGCCGGCCAGTATG GTGACCTCGAAGGGAGCGGGTCTGAACCCAAATGCCAAAGTGTGGCAGGAGATGCCTGCTGTACCTAGTGAGGCTCCTGTGGATGGCAGTGAGGCTTCCCCCTGGGCCCAGTCAAGCATAAGTGAAG aGTCCCCTGGATGTAAAGCATACACACCTGGCTTCCAAGTTCTCATGGACAACAGCACCCCAGCCGCAGCGGACGGTGTGGTCAATGGCATGGACCCATCTGACCCTAACCCTCTGACTGGGTGTAACG AATCCAAACTATCTGAAGATCAGCCTCTCTCTGCAGAAAACTTGCGCGAGTCCCTGAAAAAAGAGCTAGAATTCTGCTTCAGCAG GGAGAACTTATCAAAGGACCTGTACCTGATTTCTCAAATGGACAGCGACCAGTTTGTGCCAATTTGGACTATTGCCAGCATGGAAGGAATCAAAGTTTTGACCACTGATATGGATCTTATCTTGGATGTGCTGAGAT CATCTCCTATGGTTCAAGTGGATGAGAAAGGAGAGAAAGTGCGTCCGAATCACAAACGCTGCATCATCATTTTGCGAGAGGTTCCAGAAACGACCCCCGTGGAG gaagTGGAGGCCTTGTTTAAGAATGACAACTGTCCAAAGGTCATTAGCGTGGAGTTTGCTCACAACAATAACTGGTACATTACATTCCAATCGGACACGGATGCTCAACAG GCTTACAAGTACTTGAGGGAAGAAGTCAAAACATTTCAGGGAAAACCCATCATG GCCAGAATAAAAGCCATCAATACGTTCTTTGCGAAGAATGGCTATCGCAGCCTTGATTGCAGTGTGTATCAGcagcagtcacacacacagtcccagTATAGCTCACCGCTCTTCATGCAGCCTATATACAGCCCACAGCAGCAGTATCTTTACGGCATTGTCCCTCCCACCTGGACTCCATCTCCAACACCGTACTTCGAGACTCCTCTG gcaCCTTTTCCTAACAGTGGATTTGTCAATGGATTTGGTACAACTGCACACTACAAAACTAGTTCAAACTCTCTCAACATTGGACGGCCTTTCAACAGAAACCG TGTCCCACTCTATTCAAGAAAGAATGTAATAAATGCCTTCAG CAGAAACCACGTGAAGCCCCAGACAAGGGTCAATGACACGCTTGCCTCCACCGTTTCCCCTGTGTCTGTGGTGGACGGGCTCAGGAGTCCACAGCCTGCTGTTAGCAGTAGCTCAGTGCTGCCAACCTCCGAGCTGAGCTCTTCTTTCCCACACATGACCTCTGAGGCAAGCGACGATGGCACCATGGCTGGTCGTGGACG GAGGAATACGTACAGAGCGACACGGAGGAGGAGAGATGACGAGCGAACCATA AGGCCAGTTCCGCTCACCGAAGTTAAGGTCTCGCCACCCAAGTTTGACCTGGCTCCGTCCAATTTCCCTCCACTTCCTGGATGCTCCGGCAGCCCACAGGGAGAGCCGGTGCTCGAGAACCGCATGTCTGATGTAGTACGGGGTCTCAACAGAGATAAG CAGTCAGACTCAAACAAAGAATCCACTGTGAGTGCTGCTGCTCCAGCCTCTGAGGAGACTGTCCCCAGACCTGCACTGACTGCAAGCAAGCCCACTGTTCATGCTGTAGATCATACTAGCTACAG CGCAAGCGCAACCCCTCAGGAAAAGAAACTGGATAAAGCTGAGCCCTTGGTCCATAAAGAGACCTCGGTGAACCAGAGCACCACCCCAGCTGTCCCAGCAATTCCAACTCAGCCTGCTCCTGTCCCCAAGACTCCCCTGAGTCCGGCCAACCCTGCAGCCCCACAGGCCAACGTCAGCCACCCCAGCCCTGCCCCACTG GAGCCTCGGAAACTGAGCTACGCCGAGGTGTGCCAGCGCCCCCCGAAGGATCCGCCTCCTCCTCCCCCACCACCCCCAGTGGCCAGTCCCAGTCCTTCTAGCTCTACCTCACAGCCTCTGAGGGAGCTGCGCGTGAATAAGGTGGACGAGCAGTCGGGCGGCAGCGAGAGACCCGAGCGGCCCCAGGAGCGCGCGGGGGACTGTAAGAGCAGAGAGGGCCGGCCGGCTCGTGACTCACAGGGCTTCTACCGCAGCAACGGCCCTCCAAGGGCCAGCGCGGGGGGCTACAAACTTCGTGAGCAGCAGAGGCGTCCTCAGTACACTCGACGCTCTTCACCCCAAGGAGCCTCTAGACACGCTGGCAAAGAGCAGAACATCCCCCCTATATCGCCAAAGTAA
- the LOC128510476 gene encoding la-related protein 4 isoform X3, translated as MNSDQGGEPLQEEAEPGLKARGEAEPGPGAREERGAAEPASMVTSKGAGLNPNAKVWQEMPAVPSEAPVDGSEASPWAQSSISEESPGCKAYTPGFQVLMDNSTPAAADGVVNGMDPSDPNPLTGCNESKLSEDQPLSAENLRESLKKELEFCFSRENLSKDLYLISQMDSDQFVPIWTIASMEGIKVLTTDMDLILDVLRSSPMVQVDEKGEKVRPNHKRCIIILREVPETTPVEEVEALFKNDNCPKVISVEFAHNNNWYITFQSDTDAQQAYKYLREEVKTFQGKPIMARIKAINTFFAKNGYRSLDCSVYQQQSHTQSQYSSPLFMQPIYSPQQQYLYGIVPPTWTPSPTPYFETPLAPFPNSGFVNGFGTTAHYKTSSNSLNIGRPFNRNRVPLYSRKNVINAFSRNHVKPQTRVNDTLASTVSPVSVVDGLRSPQPAVSSSSVLPTSELSSSFPHMTSEASDDGTMAGRGRRNTYRATRRRRDDERTIRPVPLTEVKVSPPKFDLAPSNFPPLPGCSGSPQGEPVLENRMSDVVRGLNRDKSDSNKESTVSAAAPASEETVPRPALTASKPTVHAVDHTSYSASATPQEKKLDKAEPLVHKETSVNQSTTPAVPAIPTQPAPVPKTPLSPANPAAPQANVSHPSPAPLEPRKLSYAEVCQRPPKDPPPPPPPPPVASPSPSSSTSQPLRELRVNKVDEQSGGSERPERPQERAGDCKSREGRPARDSQGFYRSNGPPRASAGGYKLREQQRRPQYTRRSSPQGASRHAGKEQNIPPISPK; from the exons ATGAATTCAGACCAGGGCGGAGAGCCGCTGCAGGAGGAGGCCGAGCCGGGACTGAAAGCCCGCGGGGAGGCTGAGCCGGGACCGGGTGCCCGTGAAGAGCGCGGAGCTGCAGAGCCGGCCAGTATG GTGACCTCGAAGGGAGCGGGTCTGAACCCAAATGCCAAAGTGTGGCAGGAGATGCCTGCTGTACCTAGTGAGGCTCCTGTGGATGGCAGTGAGGCTTCCCCCTGGGCCCAGTCAAGCATAAGTGAAG aGTCCCCTGGATGTAAAGCATACACACCTGGCTTCCAAGTTCTCATGGACAACAGCACCCCAGCCGCAGCGGACGGTGTGGTCAATGGCATGGACCCATCTGACCCTAACCCTCTGACTGGGTGTAACG AATCCAAACTATCTGAAGATCAGCCTCTCTCTGCAGAAAACTTGCGCGAGTCCCTGAAAAAAGAGCTAGAATTCTGCTTCAGCAG GGAGAACTTATCAAAGGACCTGTACCTGATTTCTCAAATGGACAGCGACCAGTTTGTGCCAATTTGGACTATTGCCAGCATGGAAGGAATCAAAGTTTTGACCACTGATATGGATCTTATCTTGGATGTGCTGAGAT CATCTCCTATGGTTCAAGTGGATGAGAAAGGAGAGAAAGTGCGTCCGAATCACAAACGCTGCATCATCATTTTGCGAGAGGTTCCAGAAACGACCCCCGTGGAG gaagTGGAGGCCTTGTTTAAGAATGACAACTGTCCAAAGGTCATTAGCGTGGAGTTTGCTCACAACAATAACTGGTACATTACATTCCAATCGGACACGGATGCTCAACAG GCTTACAAGTACTTGAGGGAAGAAGTCAAAACATTTCAGGGAAAACCCATCATG GCCAGAATAAAAGCCATCAATACGTTCTTTGCGAAGAATGGCTATCGCAGCCTTGATTGCAGTGTGTATCAGcagcagtcacacacacagtcccagTATAGCTCACCGCTCTTCATGCAGCCTATATACAGCCCACAGCAGCAGTATCTTTACGGCATTGTCCCTCCCACCTGGACTCCATCTCCAACACCGTACTTCGAGACTCCTCTG gcaCCTTTTCCTAACAGTGGATTTGTCAATGGATTTGGTACAACTGCACACTACAAAACTAGTTCAAACTCTCTCAACATTGGACGGCCTTTCAACAGAAACCG TGTCCCACTCTATTCAAGAAAGAATGTAATAAATGCCTTCAG CAGAAACCACGTGAAGCCCCAGACAAGGGTCAATGACACGCTTGCCTCCACCGTTTCCCCTGTGTCTGTGGTGGACGGGCTCAGGAGTCCACAGCCTGCTGTTAGCAGTAGCTCAGTGCTGCCAACCTCCGAGCTGAGCTCTTCTTTCCCACACATGACCTCTGAGGCAAGCGACGATGGCACCATGGCTGGTCGTGGACG GAGGAATACGTACAGAGCGACACGGAGGAGGAGAGATGACGAGCGAACCATA AGGCCAGTTCCGCTCACCGAAGTTAAGGTCTCGCCACCCAAGTTTGACCTGGCTCCGTCCAATTTCCCTCCACTTCCTGGATGCTCCGGCAGCCCACAGGGAGAGCCGGTGCTCGAGAACCGCATGTCTGATGTAGTACGGGGTCTCAACAGAGATAAG TCAGACTCAAACAAAGAATCCACTGTGAGTGCTGCTGCTCCAGCCTCTGAGGAGACTGTCCCCAGACCTGCACTGACTGCAAGCAAGCCCACTGTTCATGCTGTAGATCATACTAGCTACAG CGCAAGCGCAACCCCTCAGGAAAAGAAACTGGATAAAGCTGAGCCCTTGGTCCATAAAGAGACCTCGGTGAACCAGAGCACCACCCCAGCTGTCCCAGCAATTCCAACTCAGCCTGCTCCTGTCCCCAAGACTCCCCTGAGTCCGGCCAACCCTGCAGCCCCACAGGCCAACGTCAGCCACCCCAGCCCTGCCCCACTG GAGCCTCGGAAACTGAGCTACGCCGAGGTGTGCCAGCGCCCCCCGAAGGATCCGCCTCCTCCTCCCCCACCACCCCCAGTGGCCAGTCCCAGTCCTTCTAGCTCTACCTCACAGCCTCTGAGGGAGCTGCGCGTGAATAAGGTGGACGAGCAGTCGGGCGGCAGCGAGAGACCCGAGCGGCCCCAGGAGCGCGCGGGGGACTGTAAGAGCAGAGAGGGCCGGCCGGCTCGTGACTCACAGGGCTTCTACCGCAGCAACGGCCCTCCAAGGGCCAGCGCGGGGGGCTACAAACTTCGTGAGCAGCAGAGGCGTCCTCAGTACACTCGACGCTCTTCACCCCAAGGAGCCTCTAGACACGCTGGCAAAGAGCAGAACATCCCCCCTATATCGCCAAAGTAA